The following proteins come from a genomic window of Elusimicrobiota bacterium:
- the rsmD gene encoding 16S rRNA (guanine(966)-N(2))-methyltransferase RsmD, whose protein sequence is MVLRIQSGEAGGRYIKARPRGPEVRPILARIRKSLFDILRPRLAGTRFLDLYAGTGTVGIEALSNGASEVVFVDASRDSCRMVEDNLAHLGFSSRAQVIRADAVRELRFVGARPFDIVFLGPPYKDEKKIPLALTLPTLAALGEAGLATPDTWVIGQHHKKEPTAPLPAGWTIFREKDYGDSVLTFFQRKA, encoded by the coding sequence ATGGTCCTTCGAATTCAGTCGGGCGAGGCGGGCGGGCGGTACATAAAGGCGCGACCCCGGGGGCCGGAGGTTCGGCCCATCCTGGCCCGGATCCGCAAATCCCTCTTTGACATCCTGCGCCCGCGCTTGGCGGGCACCCGTTTCCTGGATTTGTACGCCGGCACGGGCACCGTGGGGATCGAGGCGCTCTCCAACGGGGCCTCCGAAGTCGTTTTTGTGGACGCGAGCCGGGACTCCTGCCGCATGGTGGAGGACAACCTCGCCCACCTGGGGTTTTCGTCTCGGGCCCAGGTGATCCGCGCCGACGCCGTGCGGGAGTTGCGGTTCGTGGGCGCGCGGCCCTTCGACATCGTTTTTTTGGGCCCGCCTTATAAAGACGAGAAAAAAATCCCCCTCGCCTTGACGTTGCCCACCCTGGCGGCGCTCGGGGAAGCGGGGCTCGCGACGCCGGACACCTGGGTCATCGGCCAGCACCACAAGAAAGAACCCACGGCCCCCCTGCCCGCGGGTTGGACGATTTTCCGTGAAAAAGATTACGGCGACAGCGTGCTGACGTTTTTTCAACGAAAGGCCTGA
- the argB gene encoding acetylglutamate kinase produces MAKKTNDVWVVKFGGSLLSDATARTGFLAEAARIARKNGLVLVHGGGPEINSALDKMGIQSQWVNGRRVTDEAAMAVVEGVLSGQVNKNLVGELTGFGARAVGLSGRDGRLLRAKPVPGLGRVGEPDKADGALLKTLLGAGYLPVLSSVAEGPGQRALNVNADEAAAAVAVALKARRLVYLTDVPGVLDDAKRTIPEIRTRDIQRLIDAEVVKGGMIPKLLSCRSAIKKGVREINIVDGRAGLAALSGTRILP; encoded by the coding sequence ATGGCAAAAAAAACCAACGACGTGTGGGTGGTGAAATTCGGCGGGAGCCTGCTCTCGGACGCGACGGCGCGGACCGGCTTTTTGGCCGAGGCCGCCCGGATCGCCCGCAAGAACGGTCTGGTGCTGGTGCACGGGGGGGGCCCGGAAATTAACTCCGCGCTCGACAAGATGGGCATCCAATCCCAATGGGTCAACGGCCGGCGCGTGACCGACGAAGCCGCCATGGCCGTGGTGGAAGGCGTGTTGTCGGGGCAGGTGAACAAGAATTTGGTCGGGGAATTGACCGGTTTCGGCGCCCGGGCCGTGGGTCTCTCGGGCCGGGACGGCCGGCTGCTGCGGGCCAAGCCGGTGCCGGGGTTGGGCCGGGTGGGCGAACCCGACAAGGCCGACGGCGCGCTCTTGAAAACCCTGCTCGGCGCGGGGTACCTGCCGGTGCTTTCCTCCGTCGCCGAAGGGCCCGGTCAACGGGCCCTCAACGTGAACGCCGACGAGGCCGCCGCGGCCGTGGCCGTGGCCCTCAAGGCCCGGCGGCTGGTCTACCTGACCGACGTGCCCGGGGTGTTGGACGACGCGAAAAGAACGATCCCCGAAATCCGCACCCGCGACATCCAGCGGCTCATCGATGCCGAAGTCGTGAAGGGCGGCATGATCCCCAAGCTCCTCTCCTGCCGATCGGCCATTAAAAAAGGCGTTCGGGAAATCAACATCGTCGACGGCCGGGCCGGTCTCGCCGCGCTGTCGGGCACACGGATCCTGCCGTGA
- a CDS encoding aspartate aminotransferase family protein, which yields MTTPPYLFNTYKRQPVTFVRGRGPWLWDDRGHKYLDFFSGLAVCNLGHAHPGVARAVTQQVKTLLHTSNLYYTGPQQDLARELSRRTFGGRVFFCNSGAEANEGAIKLARRFGAMRPGPRGPRHEIIVFDHAFHGRTLGALSATPQKKYQANFGPLVPGFKVALYGDLASVRAALTPKTCAVLVEPIQGEGGVRVASPAFFAGLAALCRKNKLLLMFDEVQTGLGRTGTLYAYQNRALMPAGVVPDVLTSAKGLANGLPIGAILAKKEIADLLQPGDHASTFGGGAVPCRAARAVLAALSPSALARARRVAGRMRREIDSWKTTMPFLLDVRGAGHMLGLELDRPGADFVTRARKNGLLINCTADRVLRLLPPLILSEADARRGLALLKKTLKDFLPHERKRQ from the coding sequence GTGACGACGCCTCCGTACCTCTTCAACACTTACAAACGCCAGCCCGTCACCTTCGTGCGGGGGCGCGGCCCCTGGCTCTGGGACGACCGCGGCCACAAATACTTGGATTTCTTCTCGGGCTTGGCCGTTTGCAATTTGGGCCACGCTCACCCCGGCGTCGCCCGGGCCGTGACCCAACAAGTCAAAACCCTGCTGCACACCTCGAACCTGTATTACACGGGACCGCAACAGGACCTGGCGCGGGAACTGTCCCGGCGCACCTTTGGCGGGCGCGTGTTCTTCTGCAATTCCGGTGCGGAGGCCAACGAGGGGGCGATCAAACTGGCCCGTCGGTTCGGCGCGATGCGACCGGGCCCGCGTGGCCCCCGGCACGAGATCATCGTTTTCGACCACGCTTTCCACGGGCGGACCCTGGGGGCCCTGTCGGCCACGCCGCAGAAAAAGTACCAGGCGAATTTCGGCCCGCTCGTCCCGGGGTTCAAGGTGGCCCTCTACGGAGATCTCGCCTCGGTGCGCGCGGCGTTGACCCCGAAAACCTGCGCCGTGTTGGTCGAACCGATCCAGGGCGAGGGCGGCGTGCGGGTGGCGTCGCCGGCGTTCTTTGCCGGGCTGGCCGCGCTTTGCCGCAAGAACAAATTGCTCCTGATGTTCGACGAAGTTCAGACCGGCCTGGGCCGCACGGGGACGTTGTACGCCTATCAAAACCGCGCGCTCATGCCCGCGGGGGTCGTGCCCGATGTGTTGACGTCCGCCAAGGGCCTCGCCAACGGGTTGCCCATCGGCGCGATCCTCGCCAAAAAGGAAATCGCCGATTTGCTCCAACCCGGGGACCACGCCTCGACGTTCGGAGGCGGAGCCGTGCCCTGCCGGGCCGCCCGGGCGGTCCTCGCCGCCTTAAGCCCATCCGCCCTGGCCCGGGCGCGCCGCGTGGCCGGTCGGATGCGCCGGGAAATTGACAGTTGGAAAACAACGATGCCTTTCCTCCTGGACGTCCGCGGCGCGGGCCACATGCTGGGTTTGGAATTGGACCGGCCCGGCGCCGACTTCGTGACCCGCGCGCGGAAGAACGGCCTCTTGATCAATTGCACCGCCGACCGGGTGTTGCGGCTGTTGCCGCCCTTGATTTTGTCCGAAGCCGACGCCCGACGAGGGCTCGCGTTGCTCAAGAAAACCCTGAAGGATTTTCTCCCGCACGAAAGGAAAAGACAATGA
- the cysK gene encoding cysteine synthase A: MNIARDITAVVGNTPLVRLNRLTQGLEATVAAKLEFMNPAHSVKDRIGVAMIDAAEREGRIKPGTVIIEPTSGNTGIALAMVCAARGYKLTLTMPETMSKERRVLLRAYGAELVLTPGAEGMIGAVRKAEELVAEDPNAFMPQQFKNVANVDVHRRTTAEEIWKDTDGRVDALVAGVGTGGTLTGVSQALKAKKPSFKSFAIEPDASPVLSGGAKGPHPIQGIGAGFVPPILDVKSYDEVIRVRNDDAFAVARRLAREEGILGGISSGAAVWAALRVAERVEMKGKLIVVIIPSFGERYLSTALYAPLFEENQQQAI, from the coding sequence ATGAACATCGCCCGCGACATCACCGCCGTGGTCGGGAACACCCCGCTGGTCCGCCTCAACCGGTTGACCCAGGGGCTGGAGGCCACCGTCGCCGCCAAATTGGAATTCATGAATCCCGCCCACAGCGTTAAAGACCGCATCGGTGTGGCCATGATCGACGCCGCCGAGCGCGAGGGGCGCATCAAGCCCGGGACCGTCATCATTGAACCCACCAGCGGCAACACGGGCATCGCCCTCGCCATGGTGTGCGCGGCGCGCGGCTACAAGCTGACGCTCACCATGCCCGAGACCATGAGCAAGGAACGGCGTGTCCTGCTGCGCGCCTACGGGGCGGAACTTGTTTTGACCCCCGGGGCGGAGGGCATGATCGGCGCCGTCCGCAAGGCCGAGGAGCTCGTCGCCGAGGACCCCAACGCCTTCATGCCGCAACAGTTTAAGAACGTGGCGAACGTCGACGTTCACCGCCGGACCACCGCTGAGGAGATCTGGAAAGACACCGACGGCCGCGTGGACGCCCTGGTGGCCGGCGTCGGTACGGGGGGCACCCTCACCGGCGTCAGCCAGGCCCTCAAGGCCAAAAAGCCCTCTTTCAAAAGCTTCGCCATTGAGCCGGACGCGTCCCCCGTGTTGTCCGGCGGGGCCAAAGGGCCCCACCCCATTCAAGGCATCGGCGCGGGGTTCGTGCCGCCCATTTTGGATGTGAAATCCTACGACGAAGTAATCCGCGTTCGCAACGACGACGCCTTCGCCGTCGCCCGCCGCCTGGCGCGCGAAGAAGGCATTCTCGGGGGAATTTCCTCCGGGGCGGCGGTGTGGGCGGCCCTGCGGGTGGCCGAGCGCGTCGAAATGAAAGGCAAGCTGATCGTCGTGATCATTCCGTCCTTCGGCGAGCGGTACCTGAGCACCGCCTTGTACGCGCCCTTGTTCGAGGAGAATCAGCAGCAGGCGATTTGA
- the cysE gene encoding serine O-acetyltransferase, giving the protein MPWPIRTDIKAAQERDPAARGFWEVFFCYPGLHAVWWHRLAHRLWGWGWTFPARWLSQFVRFFTGIEIHPGARIGPGLFIDHGQGVVIGETTEIGAGVTLYQGVTLGGTTLTKGKRHPTLEDGVVVGAGAKVLGAVTIGERCRIGANAVVVKSVPADSVVVGVPGEIIKRKPHAPATGPDLEHGRLPDVLGDSLAALVARVEQLEKKGPAGARGRPIPTPDHGVWHGEDFAI; this is encoded by the coding sequence ATGCCCTGGCCCATCCGGACGGACATCAAGGCGGCGCAGGAACGCGACCCCGCGGCGCGCGGGTTTTGGGAGGTCTTTTTCTGCTACCCCGGGCTGCACGCCGTGTGGTGGCACCGCCTCGCCCACCGGTTGTGGGGGTGGGGATGGACGTTCCCCGCCCGGTGGTTGTCGCAATTCGTGCGTTTTTTCACGGGCATTGAAATCCATCCCGGGGCCCGGATCGGCCCCGGACTTTTCATCGACCACGGCCAGGGGGTCGTCATCGGCGAAACCACGGAAATCGGCGCGGGGGTCACCCTGTACCAGGGGGTCACCCTGGGGGGCACCACGCTGACGAAGGGAAAGCGCCACCCGACGCTGGAGGACGGCGTCGTCGTCGGCGCCGGGGCCAAGGTGTTGGGCGCGGTCACGATCGGCGAGCGTTGCCGCATCGGCGCCAACGCCGTGGTGGTCAAATCCGTTCCCGCCGATTCCGTCGTGGTGGGCGTGCCGGGCGAAATCATTAAACGCAAACCCCACGCGCCCGCCACCGGGCCGGATTTGGAGCACGGGCGGTTGCCCGACGTGTTGGGCGACTCCCTGGCCGCCCTGGTGGCGCGTGTTGAACAGCTTGAGAAAAAGGGCCCCGCCGGCGCCCGCGGCCGTCCCATCCCGACCCCGGACCACGGGGTCTGGCACGGGGAAGATTTCGCCATATGA
- a CDS encoding methyltransferase domain-containing protein yields the protein MTLPRLSMLPTFLREWLGKRRFPREPEPDLVMDEKDQVEAYRVAGRIDGVMAAHYLYQTSRISQVVQGRGTVLDLGCGPATQLVQIAELNPATRFIGVDLSDEMLKEARDHAAARGLSNVEFRKQDMTRLVAFPDHSVDGVISTLAFHHLPTQAHLEKTLREVTRVLRPDGALYLIDFGRLKSLRSVLFFSYMNADHQPHLFSRDYERSLRAAFTREEFEALAARCLPPSARLLTTFRIPFLVVLKTEDRPLPAPTAERLRSLAEALSPRYKNDLEEMRLFFGLGGFGPDPFSSTPPVAVAAKQWMALFHDAPFRRRLPVSTLARGARALRLFVRAAYWRRRVERARRAEETARRRHRESEAQALERFGDVLTGELGRLKGPLMKFGQMLSYVGESLPAPVREKLKNLQDHAAPIAPARIRQIIEAELGRPLRDAFLEFVDAPIAAASISQLHLARRRDGRWVVVKVKYPGIAEAVRSDISLLRFVAPFLKGLLNIGNAKEVLEELQRLILAECDFSREADHQDTFARVFADDPEIVIPAVHRDLSTSGLLTMDYVQGERFAAFAARADRAAKNRAATVITRMAVTSIHRHCAFNADPHPGNYLFLPGGRVCFLDFGFTKRWSREFINLSKTQSLAALNGDLETFGRTCRALGYTSDNPAFNYTELLTLLREGTYGTWLEDKPFVFSRDFVRRELAAMGDFARRCGPFRFSPDHIPLHRVYWGHHSLFADLEAEVNIHRELVPLLKIPV from the coding sequence ATGACCCTGCCCCGCCTTTCCATGTTGCCGACCTTCCTTCGCGAGTGGCTGGGGAAGCGGCGATTCCCCCGCGAGCCCGAACCGGACCTCGTGATGGACGAAAAAGACCAGGTCGAAGCCTACCGCGTCGCCGGGCGCATCGACGGCGTCATGGCCGCCCATTACCTTTACCAAACCTCCCGCATCAGCCAGGTCGTTCAAGGCCGGGGCACGGTGCTGGACCTGGGGTGCGGTCCGGCAACCCAATTGGTCCAGATCGCCGAGCTCAACCCGGCCACCCGCTTCATCGGCGTGGACCTGTCCGATGAAATGTTGAAGGAGGCGCGGGACCACGCGGCGGCCCGGGGCCTTTCCAACGTCGAGTTCCGCAAGCAGGACATGACGCGGCTTGTGGCGTTCCCCGACCACAGCGTGGACGGGGTGATCAGCACCCTCGCTTTCCACCATTTGCCGACCCAGGCCCATCTGGAAAAAACCCTCCGGGAAGTCACGCGCGTGTTGCGTCCCGACGGCGCTCTGTACCTCATCGACTTTGGGCGCCTCAAATCCCTGCGGTCCGTGCTCTTCTTCTCCTACATGAACGCCGACCACCAACCGCATTTGTTCTCAAGGGATTATGAACGCTCCCTGCGGGCGGCTTTCACCCGGGAGGAGTTCGAGGCGCTCGCGGCCCGCTGCCTGCCGCCGTCGGCGCGCCTCTTGACGACGTTCCGGATTCCGTTTCTGGTGGTGTTGAAAACCGAAGATCGACCCTTGCCCGCGCCGACGGCGGAACGCCTGCGGTCCCTGGCGGAGGCCCTGTCGCCCCGCTACAAGAACGATTTGGAGGAAATGCGCCTCTTTTTCGGGTTGGGCGGCTTCGGGCCGGACCCCTTTTCTTCCACCCCGCCGGTCGCGGTGGCGGCGAAACAATGGATGGCCCTCTTTCACGACGCGCCGTTCCGCCGTCGATTGCCCGTGTCGACGCTGGCGCGCGGCGCCCGGGCGCTGCGCCTCTTTGTGCGGGCGGCCTATTGGCGCCGACGGGTGGAGCGGGCGCGCCGCGCCGAGGAAACCGCGCGCCGCCGCCACCGCGAATCCGAAGCCCAGGCCCTGGAGCGATTCGGCGACGTTTTGACGGGGGAACTCGGGCGGCTCAAGGGCCCCTTGATGAAGTTCGGTCAGATGCTGAGCTATGTGGGCGAATCCCTCCCCGCGCCCGTGCGCGAAAAACTCAAAAACCTGCAGGACCACGCCGCGCCCATCGCGCCCGCGCGCATCCGCCAAATCATCGAGGCCGAGTTGGGCCGCCCCCTCCGCGACGCGTTCCTGGAATTCGTCGACGCGCCCATCGCCGCCGCCAGCATCAGCCAGTTGCACCTCGCGCGCCGGCGCGATGGGCGCTGGGTGGTGGTCAAGGTCAAATACCCGGGCATCGCGGAAGCCGTCCGGTCGGACATTTCGCTTCTGCGTTTTGTCGCTCCCTTCCTCAAAGGGCTCTTGAACATCGGCAACGCGAAAGAAGTCCTGGAGGAACTGCAACGGCTGATTCTGGCGGAGTGCGATTTTTCCCGCGAAGCCGACCACCAGGACACCTTCGCCCGCGTGTTCGCCGACGATCCCGAGATCGTGATCCCGGCCGTCCACCGCGATCTTTCCACGTCGGGGCTCTTGACCATGGATTACGTTCAGGGCGAACGGTTCGCCGCCTTCGCCGCGCGGGCCGACAGGGCGGCGAAGAACCGCGCGGCCACGGTCATCACCCGCATGGCGGTCACCTCCATCCACCGCCACTGCGCCTTCAACGCGGACCCCCACCCGGGCAACTATCTGTTCTTGCCGGGCGGCCGGGTGTGTTTCCTGGATTTTGGTTTCACCAAGCGGTGGTCGCGCGAGTTCATCAACCTCTCCAAAACGCAAAGCCTCGCCGCCCTGAACGGAGATTTGGAAACGTTCGGGCGAACCTGCCGCGCCTTGGGCTACACTTCGGACAATCCCGCTTTTAACTACACCGAGCTGCTTACGCTGCTGCGCGAGGGGACCTACGGCACCTGGCTCGAGGACAAGCCCTTTGTTTTCTCCCGGGATTTCGTCCGTCGGGAGTTGGCCGCCATGGGCGATTTCGCGCGGCGGTGCGGTCCGTTCCGGTTTTCCCCGGACCACATCCCGCTCCACCGCGTTTATTGGGGGCACCACTCCCTGTTCGCCGATCTGGAGGCGGAGGTCAATATCCACCGGGAGTTGGTGCCGCTCCTAAAAATACCCGTTTGA
- a CDS encoding DNA alkylation repair protein, whose translation MRALASAEKARGLAGFFKTGPGQYGEGDRFLGVTVPRQRRVARNHRDLPFAETAQLLHSPHHEDRLTGLLILVDRFRRGGPMERRRCHAFYLKHLDRVNNWDLVDATAPDLVGAALGRDRSLLDRLAGSPHLWRRRVAMVATFHFTREGDAEPALRLARRLLTDPHDLMHKAVGWMLREVGKRVSVRTLESFLRRHAARMPRTALRYAIERFPEPRRRAFLNTPPVLVRGGKKR comes from the coding sequence TTGCGCGCCCTCGCCTCGGCGGAAAAAGCCCGGGGGCTCGCGGGATTTTTTAAAACGGGACCGGGCCAGTACGGGGAAGGCGACCGTTTTTTGGGCGTTACGGTGCCGCGCCAGCGCCGCGTCGCCCGCAACCACCGTGACCTGCCTTTTGCCGAAACGGCCCAATTGCTTCACAGTCCCCACCACGAGGACCGGTTGACGGGGCTCCTCATCCTCGTGGATCGCTTCCGGCGCGGGGGGCCGATGGAACGCCGCCGGTGCCACGCCTTTTATTTGAAACACCTCGACCGCGTCAACAATTGGGATTTGGTGGACGCCACGGCCCCCGACCTGGTCGGGGCCGCCCTGGGACGGGATCGGTCCCTCCTGGATCGGTTGGCCGGCTCCCCCCATCTCTGGCGCCGGCGGGTGGCCATGGTGGCCACGTTCCATTTCACCCGAGAGGGGGACGCCGAACCGGCGCTCCGCCTGGCGCGGCGGTTACTCACGGACCCCCACGACCTCATGCACAAGGCCGTCGGCTGGATGTTAAGGGAAGTTGGGAAACGGGTCTCGGTCCGGACCCTGGAATCGTTTCTTCGCCGCCACGCGGCGCGCATGCCCCGGACGGCCCTGCGGTACGCCATCGAGCGGTTTCCCGAGCCCCGGCGCCGGGCTTTTTTAAACACACCCCCCGTCCTTGTCCGAGGGGGCAAAAAGCGGTAA
- a CDS encoding argininosuccinate synthase, which produces MKNYRRVVVAYSGGLDTSVMLRWIKEKYNCEVIACCVDVGQAEDYPRLKKRALATGASKAYVIDAREEFVTECLWPQLKAQALYEGRYLLGTSIARPIIAEKVAEIARKEKADAVSHGATGKGNDQVRFELTFKAVAPELGILAPWREWEFKGREDEIQYARRHNIPVTVTKAKPYSSDANLWHISYEGGVLEDPDHPYKDDMFELTVSPEKAPNRPEYVSIDFVKGVPVAVNGKNLNPVTLVQTLNRIAGRNGVGRIDIVENRLVGMKSRGVYEAPAATVLYFAHKEIESLVLDRDTAHAKELIGPRYAELVYNGQWHTPLRRALDAFIDDTQKFVTGRVKLKLYKGNITVQGRTSPHSLYWQKLASFEAEDIYNQGDAEGFINLFGLPIKVAALLRKGRV; this is translated from the coding sequence ATGAAGAACTATCGCCGCGTGGTCGTCGCCTATTCCGGGGGCCTGGACACCTCCGTGATGTTGCGTTGGATCAAAGAAAAATACAACTGCGAGGTCATCGCCTGTTGCGTGGACGTGGGGCAAGCCGAAGACTACCCCCGGTTGAAGAAACGCGCCCTGGCCACCGGGGCCTCCAAAGCCTACGTCATCGACGCCCGGGAGGAGTTCGTCACCGAGTGCCTCTGGCCCCAACTCAAGGCCCAGGCCCTCTACGAAGGCCGCTATTTGCTCGGGACCTCCATCGCCCGTCCGATCATCGCCGAAAAAGTGGCCGAGATCGCCCGCAAGGAAAAGGCCGACGCCGTCAGCCACGGCGCCACGGGCAAGGGCAACGACCAGGTGCGGTTCGAACTGACGTTCAAAGCCGTCGCCCCCGAACTCGGCATACTCGCCCCCTGGCGGGAGTGGGAGTTCAAAGGCCGGGAGGACGAGATCCAATACGCCCGGCGGCACAACATCCCCGTGACGGTGACCAAGGCGAAACCCTATTCCTCCGACGCCAACCTCTGGCACATTTCCTACGAAGGCGGCGTGTTGGAGGACCCGGACCACCCGTACAAGGACGATATGTTCGAACTGACGGTATCGCCCGAAAAGGCGCCGAACCGGCCGGAATACGTTTCCATCGATTTCGTGAAGGGCGTCCCCGTGGCCGTGAACGGCAAAAACCTCAACCCCGTGACCCTGGTGCAGACGCTGAACAGGATCGCCGGGCGCAACGGCGTCGGCCGCATCGACATCGTTGAAAACCGGCTGGTGGGTATGAAATCCCGCGGTGTTTACGAGGCCCCGGCGGCGACCGTGTTGTATTTCGCCCACAAAGAGATCGAGTCCCTTGTCCTGGACCGCGACACGGCCCACGCGAAGGAGCTCATCGGGCCCCGCTACGCCGAACTCGTCTACAACGGGCAGTGGCACACCCCCCTGCGCCGCGCGCTGGACGCGTTCATCGACGACACGCAAAAATTCGTCACCGGGCGCGTCAAATTGAAACTTTACAAGGGGAACATCACCGTCCAAGGCCGCACGTCGCCCCATTCTCTCTATTGGCAGAAGCTCGCGAGCTTCGAAGCCGAGGACATCTACAACCAGGGGGACGCGGAGGGGTTTATCAACCTCTTCGGCTTGCCCATCAAAGTCGCCGCCCTGCTGCGCAAAGGGCGCGTGTAG
- the argH gene encoding argininosuccinate lyase, with product MPRRPTTPAEFVSSIAFDGRLAAHDLAASIAHVEMLGRQKIVTSSEAAKIVAGLKRLAARVDKGGRLLNAEDVHYAIEKSLYKEIGPLGGKMHTARSRNDQTVTALRLYLRDVVDGISAQLAALAAAFVDQAEKNIATVMPGYTHLQPGQPVLAAHPFLAHAWMLARDRERLADVRRRINRLPLGAAALAGTTFPIDRRWVARRLGFDGVIENAMDAVSDRDFVIELLAALALIMTHLSRWAEELIVWTNPSFGFVTLADPFVTGSSIMPQKRNPDMAELIRGKTGRVYGALTALLTLMKGTPLAYNRDFQEDKPALFDAVDTVRSVLDVTTPMTRTMVVHGDRTREACRLGHLLATDVADALARRGVPFREAHGAVARVVRYAGEHRLGLEDVPLSVWRDVTPAAGPWIKDVLSIDRAVAARRSQGGTAPIEARRQIAALRRLLRLPR from the coding sequence ATGCCCCGACGACCGACGACGCCCGCGGAATTCGTCTCCTCCATCGCCTTCGACGGGCGTCTGGCGGCGCACGACCTCGCCGCGTCCATCGCCCACGTGGAGATGCTGGGCCGTCAAAAAATCGTGACGTCCTCCGAAGCCGCGAAGATCGTCGCCGGGCTGAAGCGGCTCGCGGCCCGGGTGGACAAAGGCGGGCGGCTCCTCAACGCCGAAGACGTGCACTACGCCATCGAAAAGTCGCTCTACAAAGAGATCGGGCCCCTGGGCGGGAAAATGCACACGGCCCGCTCCCGCAACGACCAGACGGTCACGGCCCTGCGCCTTTATTTGCGCGACGTCGTCGACGGTATCTCCGCCCAATTGGCCGCGCTGGCCGCCGCCTTTGTCGATCAGGCGGAAAAGAACATCGCCACCGTCATGCCGGGTTACACCCATCTCCAGCCCGGCCAGCCGGTGCTCGCGGCGCATCCTTTCCTCGCCCACGCTTGGATGTTGGCCCGCGACCGGGAGCGTTTGGCCGACGTGCGCCGGCGGATCAACCGCCTGCCCCTGGGCGCCGCCGCCCTGGCCGGAACGACCTTCCCCATCGACCGGCGTTGGGTGGCCCGACGGCTGGGGTTCGACGGGGTGATTGAAAACGCCATGGACGCCGTCAGCGACCGGGACTTCGTGATCGAGTTGTTGGCCGCCCTGGCCCTGATCATGACGCACCTGTCGCGTTGGGCCGAAGAGTTGATTGTCTGGACCAACCCGTCCTTCGGGTTCGTCACCCTGGCCGATCCCTTCGTGACGGGATCCTCCATCATGCCTCAAAAGCGGAACCCCGACATGGCCGAGTTGATCCGCGGCAAAACCGGACGGGTCTACGGGGCCTTGACGGCGCTGTTGACCTTGATGAAGGGAACCCCCCTGGCCTACAACCGGGATTTCCAAGAAGACAAGCCCGCGCTGTTCGACGCCGTCGACACCGTCCGGTCGGTCCTCGACGTGACGACGCCCATGACCCGCACGATGGTCGTGCACGGCGACCGCACGCGGGAGGCCTGCCGGTTGGGCCACCTGCTGGCCACCGACGTGGCCGACGCGCTCGCGCGCCGGGGCGTGCCGTTCCGGGAGGCCCACGGGGCCGTGGCCCGGGTGGTGCGCTACGCCGGCGAACACCGGCTGGGGCTGGAGGACGTTCCCCTGTCCGTTTGGCGCGACGTGACGCCGGCCGCCGGTCCTTGGATCAAGGACGTGTTGTCGATTGACCGGGCGGTGGCCGCGCGCCGCTCCCAAGGCGGCACCGCGCCCATCGAGGCCCGCCGCCAGATCGCCGCGTTGCGGCGTCTCCTGAGACTCCCCCGGTGA